One region of Oryza sativa Japonica Group chromosome 5, ASM3414082v1 genomic DNA includes:
- the LOC4337970 gene encoding serine/threonine protein phosphatase 2A 57 kDa regulatory subunit B' kappa isoform-like, translating to MWKQFLGKISWKAPKSGGGGGGSPTAKSPLSKGAGNGEPPAPPAAAAGGGGGAEGETREDVFLRKLNVCCVVFDFSSAAAAAAAERGRDSPERERKRQVLVSLVDCVGAAEEPLTEAMISGCVRMFAINLFRVFPPKVRSGAAGAAEADEDEPFFDPSWYHLQAVYELLLRFVMSPVVDVKIARKYMDNSFVSRLLDLFDSDDPRERECLKTVLHRIYGKFMGNRPFIRKAVSNIFYRFVFETDRHNGIAELLEVFGSVISGFAKPLKEEHKLFLWKALVPLHKPKTVGVYLPQLTYCIIQFIEKEPKLAGTVIRGLLKYWPVTNSQKEMMFLGELEEVLELTEMAEFQKCMVPLFRRIAHCLNSSHFQVAERALFLWNNEHLFDLISQNRQTIMPIIYPALERNTRWHWNQSVLNVTMNVRKMFLEMDEGLLLTCQRNFQEEEEKRAASEERRKLIWENLERNASFRPVTGDIGFSVLPASAPLVAPTMT from the exons ATGTGGAAGCAGTTTCTCGGCAAGATCTCGTGGAAGGCGCCgaaatccggcggcggcggcggcggctcgccgacGGCCAAGTCGCCGCTGTCGAAGGGCGCCGGGAATGGGGagcctcccgcgccgcccgcggccgccgcaggaggaggaggaggagcggagggGGAGACCAGGGAGGACGTGTTCCTCCGGAAGCTGAACGTCTGCTGCGTCGTGTTCgacttctcctccgccgccgccgctgccgccgcagagCGCGGGAGGGACtcgccggagagggagaggaagcggCAGGTGCTCGTGTCCCTCGTCGActgcgtcggcgccgccgaggagccCCTCACCGAGGCGATGATCTCCGGCTGCGTCCGCATGTTCGCCATCAACCTCTTCAGGGTGTTCCCGCCCAAGGTCCGGTccggcgccgccggggcggcggaggccgacgaAGACGAGCCCTTCTTCGATCCCTCATGGTACCACCTGCAGGCCGTTTATGAGCTGCTCCTCCGCTTCGTCATGTCCCCGGTCGTCGACGTCAAGATTGCTCGCAAGTACATGGACAATTCTTTTGTGTCTAGGTTGCTCGACTTGTTCGATTCCGATGATCCGAGAGAAAGGGAATGCTTGAAGACAGTCTTGCATAGGATATACGGCAAATTCATGGGCAACCGGCCTTTCATCCGCAAGGCGGTGAGCAATATCTTCTATAGGTTCGTGTTCGAGACCGATCGCCACAATGGGATTGCTGAGCTGTTGGAGGTGTTTGGGAGTGTGATTAGTGGGTTCGCGAAGCCATTGAAGGAGGAGCATAAGTTGTTCCTGTGGAAGGCGTTAGTTCCTCTTCACAAACCGAAAACGGTGGGCGTGTATCTCCCGCAATTGACGTATTGTATTATACAATTCATCGAGAAGGAACCAAAGCTCGCGGGGACTGTAATCAGAGGCCTACTGAAGTACTGGCCAGTGACGAACAGTCAGAAGGAGATGATGTTCCTTGGGGAGTTGGAGGAGGTGCTGGAATTGACAGAAATGGCTGAGTTCCAGAAGTGCATGGTTCCGCTGTTTCGAAGGATTGCACACTGTCTAAATAGCTCACACTTTCAG GTTGCTGAGAGGGCACTATTCCTGTGGAACAATGAGCACTTGTTTGATTTGATCTCCCAAAATCGCCAAACTATTATGCCGATCATATATCCAGCGCTGGAAAGGAACACTCGTTGGCACTGGAACCAATCAGTTCTAAATGTAACAATGAACGTCCGGAAAATGTTCCTTGAAATGGATGAGGGACTGTTGTTAACTTGTCAGAGGAATTtccaagaggaggaagaaaagcgAGCTGCATCTGAGGAGCGGAGAAAGCTTATATGGGAGAACCTAGAGAGAAACGCGTCATTCCGTCCAGTCACCGGAGACATTGGTTTCTCTGTTCTTCCTGCATCTGCTCCCTTGGTAGCACCCACCATGACATAA